One window of Oscillospiraceae bacterium genomic DNA carries:
- the eno gene encoding phosphopyruvate hydratase, with the protein MKKYLEIVDIVGREIIDSRGNPTVEVEVYVEDENGMHVGRAAVPSGASTGIYEACELRDGDKSRYGGKGVLKAVGSVNDEIADALMGFNVLDQVEIDRTLIALDGTANKERLGANAILGVSLACAKAAATATGVPLYQYIGGANAKTLPVPMMNIINGGAHASNTVDIQEFMVMPVGASSWSEGLRWCTEVFHTLKKILHDKGYATNVGDEGGFAPNLKKDEEAFKVIIEAIEAAGFKPGEDFKLAVDAAVSDWYQEDGTYYLPKAKKTMTRQQLVRMWKKFADNYPIVSMEDCMGEEDWEGWKLLTDALGDRVQLVGDDLFVTNVERLSKGIELGVGNSILIKVNQIGSLTETLDAIQMAARAGYTSVISHRSGETEDVTIADIAVAVNAGQIKTGAPSRTDRVAKYNQLIRIEEELGDSAQYPGGDAFFNL; encoded by the coding sequence ATGAAAAAATATCTTGAAATCGTAGACATCGTCGGGCGCGAAATTATCGACTCCCGCGGAAACCCTACTGTAGAAGTCGAGGTTTACGTCGAGGATGAAAATGGGATGCACGTTGGTCGTGCGGCTGTACCATCGGGTGCATCAACCGGCATTTACGAGGCCTGTGAGCTGCGCGACGGCGATAAGAGTCGTTACGGCGGCAAAGGTGTACTCAAAGCCGTTGGAAGCGTCAACGACGAAATCGCCGACGCTTTGATGGGTTTTAACGTGCTCGACCAAGTCGAAATCGACCGCACGTTGATTGCTTTGGATGGCACAGCGAACAAAGAACGCCTTGGTGCTAACGCTATCTTGGGCGTATCGCTGGCGTGTGCCAAAGCGGCGGCGACAGCAACCGGCGTACCGTTGTATCAATATATCGGCGGTGCGAATGCCAAAACCTTGCCCGTACCCATGATGAACATCATTAACGGTGGCGCGCACGCATCAAATACTGTTGACATTCAAGAGTTTATGGTCATGCCGGTGGGCGCAAGCTCATGGTCGGAAGGTCTGCGTTGGTGCACCGAGGTGTTCCACACACTCAAAAAAATCCTGCACGATAAAGGCTACGCCACCAACGTCGGTGATGAGGGCGGCTTTGCGCCCAACCTAAAAAAAGACGAAGAGGCGTTTAAAGTTATCATTGAGGCCATTGAAGCCGCTGGTTTCAAGCCGGGTGAGGACTTTAAATTGGCCGTTGATGCCGCCGTTAGCGATTGGTATCAAGAGGACGGCACTTACTACCTGCCTAAAGCTAAAAAGACCATGACGCGCCAACAGCTTGTGCGCATGTGGAAAAAATTTGCCGACAACTATCCCATCGTCAGCATGGAAGACTGTATGGGTGAAGAGGACTGGGAAGGTTGGAAACTGTTGACAGATGCATTGGGTGATCGCGTACAACTTGTCGGCGATGACTTGTTTGTCACCAATGTCGAGCGTTTGAGCAAAGGTATTGAACTCGGTGTGGGCAACTCGATTTTGATTAAAGTCAATCAAATCGGCAGCTTGACCGAGACACTGGATGCTATCCAAATGGCAGCACGTGCAGGGTACACGTCGGTTATCAGCCACCGCAGCGGTGAAACTGAAGACGTGACGATTGCCGACATTGCCGTGGCTGTTAACGCAGGACAAATCAAGACGGGCGCACCATCGCGCACTGACCGTGTTGCCAAGTACAATCAGCTCATCCGCATTGAGGAAGAACTGGGCGACAGTGCCCAATATCCGGGCGGCGATGCTTTCTTTAACCTGTAA
- the gpmI gene encoding 2,3-bisphosphoglycerate-independent phosphoglycerate mutase, with the protein MLKQPLTLIIMDGYGILPPAAQNNAVAAAYTPRLDDLFASYPHTELAASGYDVGLPAGQMGNSEVGHTNIGAGRVVFQDLPRISKSIDDGDFFDNPAFLQAVADAKTKGKSLHLMGLLSDGGVHSHNTHLWALLELCKRQGLERVYIHGFLDGRDVPPRSGKAYVEECTTKCAEIGVGKIATLSGRYYAMDRDKQWERLELAYAAMVYGNGVLMNSQPVQAVQNSYDKDITDEFFVPTVIDQDGVIAAGDSVIFFNFRPDRAREITHALCNPKFDGFKRQQDDLGLTFVCMTEYEQDMPNVTVAYEPKVLKDLLGEVISNHGLTQLRIAETTKYAHVTFFFNGGEEKTYPGEDRVLIDTPDVATFDLKPEMSAYEVCDKAVELILQGNYDVVVLNFANPDMVGHSGNFDATVKAVEVTDECVGRVVDAVRSMGGISLVTADHGNADKMLDDDGVTPFTAHTTSPVPLILVTTAECRYANTKLRAGGKLGDIAPTMLALLGIEKPADMTGENLIV; encoded by the coding sequence ATGTTAAAACAACCCCTTACCCTAATCATCATGGACGGCTACGGCATCTTGCCGCCCGCGGCGCAAAATAACGCCGTCGCTGCCGCCTATACACCGCGCTTGGATGACTTATTCGCATCTTATCCGCATACGGAGTTGGCGGCATCGGGCTATGATGTCGGCTTGCCCGCCGGACAGATGGGCAACAGCGAGGTGGGGCATACCAACATTGGCGCGGGACGTGTTGTCTTTCAAGACTTGCCGCGCATTTCCAAAAGCATTGACGATGGTGATTTTTTTGACAATCCCGCTTTTTTGCAGGCCGTCGCTGACGCCAAAACAAAAGGAAAGTCGCTCCATCTGATGGGGCTGTTGTCGGATGGCGGTGTTCACAGCCACAACACGCACTTGTGGGCATTGTTGGAACTTTGCAAGCGACAGGGTTTAGAGCGTGTGTATATCCACGGTTTCCTCGACGGGCGGGATGTGCCGCCGCGTTCGGGTAAGGCGTATGTAGAAGAATGCACGACAAAATGTGCCGAAATCGGCGTTGGTAAAATTGCCACGCTGTCAGGTCGCTATTACGCTATGGACAGAGACAAGCAGTGGGAACGCCTCGAATTGGCCTATGCTGCCATGGTATACGGAAACGGTGTGCTGATGAACAGTCAGCCTGTACAAGCCGTGCAAAATTCGTATGATAAAGATATTACCGATGAATTTTTTGTGCCGACGGTCATTGACCAAGATGGTGTGATTGCAGCCGGCGATTCGGTGATTTTCTTCAATTTCCGCCCTGATCGTGCGCGTGAAATTACCCATGCGCTGTGCAACCCGAAATTTGACGGGTTCAAACGACAGCAGGATGATTTGGGGTTAACATTTGTGTGCATGACGGAATACGAGCAGGATATGCCTAACGTGACGGTTGCGTACGAGCCAAAAGTGCTGAAAGACCTGCTGGGTGAAGTCATCAGCAATCATGGCTTGACGCAGTTGCGCATTGCCGAAACGACAAAGTATGCCCATGTGACCTTCTTTTTTAACGGCGGCGAGGAGAAAACATACCCCGGCGAAGATCGTGTGTTGATTGATACGCCCGACGTTGCCACATTTGACTTAAAGCCTGAAATGAGTGCGTATGAGGTGTGCGACAAGGCTGTTGAGTTGATTTTGCAGGGCAATTATGATGTGGTGGTCCTCAATTTTGCAAACCCGGACATGGTGGGGCATAGTGGTAATTTTGACGCGACGGTCAAGGCCGTTGAGGTGACAGACGAATGCGTCGGTCGCGTGGTGGACGCCGTGCGTTCGATGGGCGGCATTTCATTAGTGACAGCCGACCACGGCAATGCCGATAAAATGTTGGATGATGATGGCGTCACCCCGTTTACGGCGCACACGACCAGCCCGGTGCCGTTGATACTTGTAACGACTGCAGAATGTAGATATGCGAATACAAAATTACGTGCGGGCGGCAAACTCGGTGATATTGCGCCGACGATGTTGGCGTTGTTGGGGATTGAGAAACCGGCAGACATGACGGGTGAAAACTTGATCGTGTAG
- the tpiA gene encoding triose-phosphate isomerase, translating to MNRRYRKTIIAGNWKMNKTATEAKAMIEELKPLVGKAKWCDITLCVPSVILVPVQRYLRDSRMAVGAQNMHEQESGAYTGEVSAAMLKDAGAKYVIIGHSERRQYFNETDSSVNQKVKRALEVGLRPIVCVGESLEEREMGLTLDVITLQLRAALAGVPAEKLRRVAVAYEPIWAIGTGKTATVEQAGEVNTHIRVVIRKEFGARVSRSVSILYGGSMNAKNAYELLAQPDIDGGLIGGASLKAEDFAAIVNAANQPT from the coding sequence ATGAACAGAAGATATCGAAAAACTATTATCGCCGGCAACTGGAAAATGAACAAAACCGCCACCGAGGCAAAAGCCATGATTGAGGAACTAAAACCATTGGTAGGTAAGGCAAAATGGTGTGACATCACATTATGCGTACCATCAGTGATATTGGTGCCGGTGCAACGTTATTTGCGCGACAGCCGTATGGCTGTGGGCGCGCAGAATATGCATGAGCAGGAGTCGGGCGCGTATACCGGCGAAGTTAGTGCCGCCATGCTCAAAGACGCAGGTGCTAAGTATGTGATTATCGGACACAGTGAGCGCCGGCAGTATTTTAACGAAACCGACAGTAGTGTCAATCAAAAAGTTAAGCGAGCGCTAGAAGTTGGTTTGCGCCCCATTGTGTGCGTGGGAGAGAGCCTTGAAGAACGCGAGATGGGTTTAACACTTGATGTCATTACTCTGCAGCTGCGTGCGGCATTGGCGGGCGTGCCGGCTGAGAAATTACGCCGCGTCGCCGTGGCATATGAGCCGATTTGGGCGATTGGAACAGGCAAAACGGCTACGGTCGAGCAGGCCGGTGAAGTCAACACACATATCCGTGTTGTTATTCGTAAAGAGTTTGGCGCACGTGTATCGCGTTCGGTGTCAATTCTATACGGTGGCTCAATGAACGCTAAAAACGCTTACGAGTTGCTGGCACAACCTGATATTGACGGTGGGCTTATCGGCGGCGCGTCCCTCAAAGCCGAAGACTTCGCGGCAATTGTTAATGCTGCAAATCAACCGACGTAA
- a CDS encoding phosphoglycerate kinase, translating to MTYHKKSIDDISVNGKKILARCDFNVPQDSTGKITNDNRIVQALPTIKALLDKGAAVILCSHLGRPKGQFNDKFSLTPVAKRLSELLGKDVVMATDVVGADAKAKAAALQPGQVMLLENVRFHAEEEKNDPAFAKELASMADIYVNDAFGTAHRAHASTAGVADYLPAVSGYLIGKELGIIGGALEAPKRPLVAILGGAKVSDKIGVINNLLDKCDTIILGGGMAYTFIKARGGNIGNSLCEDDKIDYAREMMAKAEAKGVKLLLPLDNVTTTEFSATAEAETFDCGCIPDGREGMDIGPKTIAAFSVAVKDAGTVIWNGPMGVFEFDKFAAGTRAIAKALAESDCVSIIGGGDSAAAVEQLGYAEQMTHISTGGGASLEFMEGLVLPGIACLLDK from the coding sequence ATGACCTATCATAAGAAATCGATTGATGACATTAGCGTAAATGGCAAGAAGATTCTCGCCCGGTGCGATTTTAATGTGCCGCAGGACAGCACGGGCAAAATCACCAACGACAACCGTATTGTGCAGGCGCTGCCGACCATTAAGGCATTGCTGGACAAAGGCGCGGCAGTGATACTTTGCTCGCACTTAGGTCGTCCCAAAGGACAATTTAATGACAAATTTTCGCTGACGCCCGTGGCAAAACGGTTGAGTGAGCTGCTTGGGAAAGACGTCGTAATGGCAACAGATGTTGTCGGTGCTGACGCCAAGGCAAAAGCTGCGGCATTGCAGCCCGGACAAGTTATGCTGCTTGAAAACGTGCGTTTCCATGCAGAAGAGGAGAAAAATGATCCGGCATTTGCCAAAGAGTTGGCATCTATGGCGGACATTTATGTTAATGACGCATTTGGCACCGCCCACCGCGCGCACGCTTCAACAGCGGGTGTGGCCGACTATTTGCCCGCCGTTAGCGGCTACTTAATTGGCAAGGAACTCGGCATCATCGGCGGCGCGTTGGAAGCTCCAAAGCGTCCATTGGTGGCCATTCTTGGCGGCGCAAAAGTGTCGGACAAAATTGGCGTCATCAATAACCTGCTCGACAAATGCGATACCATTATCCTTGGCGGCGGCATGGCGTATACCTTTATCAAAGCCAGAGGCGGCAATATCGGAAACAGCCTGTGCGAAGATGATAAAATCGACTATGCACGTGAAATGATGGCAAAGGCCGAGGCAAAAGGCGTAAAATTGCTTCTGCCGCTGGACAATGTGACGACAACGGAATTTTCGGCGACAGCCGAGGCTGAAACCTTCGATTGCGGTTGCATTCCCGATGGCCGTGAGGGCATGGATATCGGACCAAAGACCATTGCGGCATTCTCAGTCGCCGTCAAAGATGCGGGTACAGTCATTTGGAACGGCCCGATGGGTGTATTTGAGTTCGACAAATTTGCCGCCGGCACGCGCGCCATTGCCAAAGCGTTAGCCGAAAGCGATTGCGTTTCCATCATCGGCGGCGGCGACAGCGCGGCAGCCGTTGAGCAGCTCGGTTATGCTGAACAAATGACGCACATTTCCACCGGTGGCGGTGCGTCGCTAGAATTCATGGAAGGCCTGGTGCTGCCCGGCATTGCTTGTCTGCTAGATAAATAG
- the dusB gene encoding tRNA dihydrouridine synthase DusB, whose product MAGVSDKAFRALCKQHGCDYTITEMVSAKALVYQDKKTVNLLGINDGEHPCAVQIFGSDPSCMAEAADKALALSAANIIDINMGCPTPKIVNNGDGSALMKAPELARDIVEHVVRAVKQPVTVKIRLGWDKGSINCVEFAKMLEQAGASALAVHGRTRSMQYSGIADHDTIRLVKEAVSVPVWCNGDIRDGTTAKRALAISRCDGLMIGRAAFGNPWLFAEIKAALAGEVAPSLPSIQEIANTVSQQFEMARQHRGDKVAILEMRKHFAWYLHGRPYMQEVKRKINAMQSAEDFYAIAKKL is encoded by the coding sequence ATGGCAGGCGTCAGCGACAAGGCATTCCGCGCATTATGTAAGCAACATGGCTGCGACTATACCATCACCGAGATGGTGAGTGCCAAGGCGTTGGTCTATCAGGACAAAAAAACCGTCAATTTATTGGGCATCAACGACGGCGAGCACCCCTGCGCCGTGCAAATCTTTGGCAGCGATCCGTCCTGTATGGCTGAAGCGGCCGACAAGGCATTGGCGTTATCGGCTGCCAACATTATCGATATTAACATGGGTTGTCCCACGCCAAAAATCGTCAACAACGGCGACGGCAGTGCGTTGATGAAAGCACCCGAATTGGCGCGAGATATTGTCGAACACGTCGTCCGAGCCGTCAAGCAACCCGTGACAGTCAAAATTCGCCTTGGTTGGGACAAGGGCAGCATCAATTGCGTAGAGTTTGCAAAAATGTTGGAGCAGGCGGGTGCGTCAGCCCTTGCTGTGCACGGGCGCACACGCAGCATGCAATATAGTGGCATCGCAGACCACGATACCATTCGCTTGGTCAAAGAGGCTGTCAGCGTCCCTGTTTGGTGCAATGGTGATATCCGTGACGGAACAACGGCCAAGCGCGCTTTGGCCATCAGCCGCTGTGACGGATTGATGATTGGTCGCGCCGCATTTGGCAATCCGTGGCTTTTTGCCGAAATCAAAGCGGCGTTGGCGGGTGAAGTCGCGCCTTCGCTGCCGAGCATACAAGAAATTGCAAACACTGTATCTCAGCAATTTGAAATGGCACGCCAGCATCGAGGCGACAAAGTCGCCATTCTCGAAATGCGCAAACATTTTGCTTGGTATTTGCACGGCCGCCCGTATATGCAGGAAGTTAAGCGCAAGATAAATGCTATGCAGTCGGCCGAGGACTTTTACGCCATCGCCAAGAAGTTGTAA
- a CDS encoding phosphatase PAP2 family protein, whose amino-acid sequence MLTAIDSFDKSIIRWVDSISFPPVIDSLFQLVSRIAYEVAIWLVFAAIVFVFTRNKIPAIAMVCSLIIAFVLVQDVIKPLIERPRPYNVIENLNLLVATRDTSSFPSGHTTGAVAAAVTFFRLSKSNLRYGLIVFAWLVAVSRVYLKMHYVTDVLAGIALGFGIGLLVSLLVRKWLERYRRSRHA is encoded by the coding sequence ATGCTGACTGCCATTGACAGTTTCGATAAATCAATCATCCGATGGGTGGACTCCATTTCTTTTCCGCCTGTCATAGACAGCTTGTTTCAGCTTGTGAGCAGAATCGCTTACGAGGTCGCCATTTGGCTTGTCTTTGCTGCGATTGTGTTTGTCTTCACGCGCAACAAAATCCCCGCCATTGCGATGGTGTGTAGCTTAATCATTGCCTTTGTGCTTGTCCAAGATGTCATCAAGCCGCTTATTGAGCGTCCGCGTCCTTACAATGTGATAGAGAATCTCAATTTACTTGTTGCAACGCGCGACACGTCGAGCTTTCCGTCAGGGCACACCACCGGTGCGGTAGCGGCGGCAGTGACATTTTTTCGGCTGAGTAAAAGTAATTTGCGCTACGGGTTGATTGTCTTTGCGTGGTTGGTCGCTGTATCACGTGTCTACTTAAAAATGCATTACGTTACCGATGTGCTGGCAGGCATAGCGTTGGGGTTCGGCATCGGCTTACTGGTGTCGCTACTGGTACGCAAATGGCTGGAACGCTATAGAAGGAGTAGACATGCATGA
- the tgt gene encoding tRNA guanosine(34) transglycosylase Tgt, which produces MNNFTLLSQDKNARRGAFITAHGAIQTPFFMNVATQAAIKGGLSAYDLEQVGCQVALCNAYHLHLRPSEKIIKDLGGLHGFMNWQKPILTDSGGFQVFSLAGLRKITEGGVTFNSHIDGRKIFMGPEESIDIQMDLGADIIMAFDECVGNPATREYVAQSCRRTTRWLERCKTRWSEHAGDTHQDVSQNTMLFGINQGGTYDDLRIDHMKTIAEFNLPGYAIGGLAVGEPAEVMYHIIETVMPYMPVNKPRYLMGVGTPCNLIEAVARGIDMFDCVMPARNGRHGHVQTWQGRMNLRNEKYKLDASPIEGNCQCFVCQTHSRAYLRHLLVSGEMLGMRLCAAHNLYFYNHLMARMRAEIESGTFEKFRRQYVPLLDERI; this is translated from the coding sequence ATGAACAACTTTACACTCCTTTCACAAGACAAAAACGCCCGCCGCGGTGCATTTATCACCGCGCACGGTGCAATACAAACGCCGTTCTTTATGAATGTGGCAACACAGGCCGCCATCAAAGGCGGCCTTTCGGCGTACGATTTAGAGCAAGTCGGTTGCCAAGTGGCGTTGTGTAACGCCTATCATCTACATCTGCGCCCGAGCGAAAAAATCATCAAAGATTTAGGCGGATTGCACGGCTTCATGAATTGGCAAAAGCCTATCTTGACCGACAGCGGCGGCTTTCAAGTCTTCTCGTTGGCAGGGCTGCGCAAAATCACCGAAGGGGGCGTGACGTTCAACTCACACATCGACGGACGTAAGATTTTTATGGGCCCCGAAGAGAGCATCGACATTCAAATGGACTTGGGTGCCGATATCATCATGGCCTTCGATGAATGTGTAGGAAACCCTGCCACACGTGAATACGTAGCGCAATCTTGCCGACGCACAACGCGTTGGCTAGAACGTTGCAAAACAAGATGGAGTGAACACGCAGGGGACACACACCAAGACGTCTCACAGAATACCATGCTGTTTGGAATAAATCAAGGCGGCACATATGACGACCTGCGCATTGATCACATGAAAACCATCGCCGAATTCAACTTGCCCGGCTATGCCATCGGCGGCTTGGCCGTCGGTGAGCCAGCTGAGGTGATGTATCATATCATCGAAACCGTTATGCCGTATATGCCGGTTAACAAACCACGTTATCTCATGGGTGTCGGCACGCCGTGCAATCTCATTGAGGCCGTTGCCCGCGGTATTGATATGTTCGACTGTGTCATGCCCGCCCGCAATGGACGTCACGGTCATGTGCAAACATGGCAAGGGCGCATGAACCTGCGCAATGAAAAATATAAATTGGATGCAAGTCCCATTGAAGGCAATTGCCAATGCTTTGTCTGCCAAACCCACAGCCGCGCCTATTTGCGGCACTTGCTTGTGAGCGGTGAAATGTTGGGCATGCGGCTTTGTGCGGCACACAATCTGTATTTTTACAATCACTTGATGGCGCGTATGCGGGCTGAAATTGAGAGCGGCACATTCGAGAAATTCCGCAGACAATACGTGCCGCTGCTTGATGAACGCATTTAA
- a CDS encoding class I SAM-dependent methyltransferase yields the protein MALFDKIRDKAPLFIKDGVPHYGSEREGDQFRDSDIEKWTTGGHFARRWRDKGQANEFRNDVYMNLCRKAAALNLPLMDIACGPNLGLLPDIIAINPNIQALATDACPILIEKWHEFLRTNAPEVNIELACFNAADMPIRDNSVDTITSSIGFGSLRYAGVDQMDGIGEAYRVLKPGGYIFAIEGEFEDNDIVQKTFDLWGKENWFGNDKLTWVQRFKQAGFVVEEETWRSRSVDNDWDLGDAAASFGLEIAVVSKAYILRKR from the coding sequence GTGGCTCTATTCGACAAAATTCGCGACAAAGCTCCCTTGTTTATCAAGGATGGTGTCCCGCACTATGGCAGCGAGCGCGAGGGCGATCAATTCCGCGACTCTGATATCGAAAAATGGACGACCGGCGGTCATTTTGCCCGCCGTTGGCGTGATAAAGGGCAAGCAAACGAGTTTCGCAACGATGTCTACATGAACTTATGCCGCAAGGCCGCTGCCTTAAATTTGCCGCTGATGGATATTGCTTGCGGCCCAAATCTTGGGCTGTTGCCCGATATTATTGCCATTAATCCCAATATACAAGCTTTAGCCACTGATGCTTGCCCCATTCTAATCGAAAAGTGGCATGAATTCTTGCGAACCAATGCCCCGGAGGTCAACATCGAGTTAGCTTGTTTCAACGCCGCCGATATGCCTATCCGCGACAATTCGGTTGATACAATCACAAGCAGTATCGGATTCGGCTCGTTGCGTTATGCCGGCGTAGACCAAATGGACGGCATCGGCGAAGCCTACCGCGTCCTCAAACCGGGCGGCTATATTTTTGCGATTGAAGGCGAATTTGAAGATAACGACATCGTGCAAAAAACATTTGACCTATGGGGCAAAGAAAATTGGTTCGGCAACGACAAATTGACGTGGGTACAGCGCTTTAAGCAGGCGGGGTTTGTTGTCGAAGAGGAAACGTGGCGTTCACGCAGTGTTGATAACGATTGGGATTTGGGTGACGCAGCGGCATCATTTGGACTTGAAATCGCTGTCGTCAGCAAGGCATATATACTAAGGAAACGGTAA
- the queA gene encoding tRNA preQ1(34) S-adenosylmethionine ribosyltransferase-isomerase QueA yields MSTKTSDYKYDLPEELIAQTPLANRDGSRLLVLDRRTGAVEHNMFANLPKLLRPNDCLVRNTSKVLPARLLGQMEGGGACELLLLNDKSLDGVLRWECLARPGKKLQPGKRVVFGNGQLTAEIEGFGVDGTRLARFECATPFYETLDALGQMPLPPYIKERLEDNDRYQTVYAKESGSAAAPTAGLHFTERLLQEIADNGVTIADVTLHVGLGTFRPVKADDVSDHIMHSEHAILPQETVTAIQTCRQKGGRIIAVGTTVCRLLESFAAEGELKAGEMDTQLFIHPGYQFKVLDGLITNFHLPESTLLMLVSAFSSREYILNAYKQAVDEKYRFFSFGDAMLMI; encoded by the coding sequence GTGTCTACTAAAACATCCGATTATAAATACGATTTACCTGAAGAACTCATTGCGCAGACGCCGTTGGCCAACCGTGACGGTTCACGTTTACTTGTCCTCGATCGTCGCACGGGCGCAGTCGAACACAATATGTTCGCTAATCTGCCGAAATTGCTGCGCCCCAACGATTGCTTGGTGCGCAACACTTCCAAAGTCTTGCCTGCGCGACTGCTCGGACAAATGGAGGGCGGCGGCGCATGTGAGTTATTGCTGCTCAATGACAAGTCCCTTGACGGCGTATTGCGTTGGGAATGTCTTGCGCGACCCGGCAAGAAATTACAGCCCGGCAAGCGCGTGGTTTTTGGCAACGGGCAACTGACAGCTGAAATCGAAGGCTTCGGCGTGGATGGCACGCGCCTTGCGCGCTTTGAGTGCGCCACGCCATTTTACGAGACGCTGGATGCGTTAGGACAAATGCCCCTGCCGCCGTATATTAAAGAGCGATTGGAAGACAACGACCGCTATCAGACGGTCTATGCTAAAGAAAGCGGCTCAGCCGCTGCGCCGACCGCGGGTTTACATTTTACCGAACGATTGCTCCAAGAAATTGCTGACAACGGCGTGACGATTGCCGATGTAACGTTGCATGTCGGTCTCGGAACATTCCGTCCCGTTAAGGCTGATGATGTCAGCGACCATATCATGCACAGTGAACACGCCATTTTACCACAGGAAACGGTCACGGCCATCCAAACTTGTCGCCAAAAGGGTGGCCGCATCATTGCCGTCGGCACAACGGTCTGCCGCTTACTTGAATCTTTCGCCGCTGAGGGTGAATTAAAAGCCGGCGAAATGGATACACAACTCTTTATTCATCCCGGCTATCAATTCAAAGTACTCGATGGTCTGATTACTAATTTCCATCTGCCGGAAAGCACGCTGCTTATGCTTGTTTCGGCGTTTTCTAGCCGTGAGTATATCCTAAATGCATACAAGCAAGCCGTAGACGAAAAGTATCGATTCTTTTCATTTGGCGACGCCATGTTGATGATATAA